One window from the genome of Haloprofundus halobius encodes:
- a CDS encoding glutaredoxin family protein yields the protein MTFQPGSDLSDDEVKQRVDETIEANDVVLFMKGNRLMPQCGYSMRAVELISQHREEFETVDVLPALDQYRAALSEHSGWETIPQTYVDGEFVGGSDILAELDERGELEATLDSS from the coding sequence ATGACGTTCCAACCCGGAAGCGACCTCAGCGATGACGAGGTCAAACAGCGCGTCGACGAGACCATCGAGGCGAACGACGTCGTGCTGTTCATGAAAGGCAACCGCCTGATGCCACAGTGCGGCTACTCGATGCGGGCGGTCGAACTCATCAGCCAGCACCGCGAGGAGTTCGAGACGGTGGACGTGCTGCCCGCACTCGACCAGTATCGCGCCGCGCTGTCGGAACACAGCGGCTGGGAGACGATTCCGCAGACGTACGTCGACGGCGAGTTCGTCGGCGGGAGCGACATCCTCGCGGAACTCGACGAACGCGGCGAACTCGAAGCGACGCTCGACTCGTCGTGA
- the gfcR gene encoding transcriptional regulator GfcR produces the protein MKNVDDLISSAAELAERGLSKGEIADELNVSRETASWLVERSGATSSEPETTSTAPSGGTGPDDIHVDWSAVGRDSARLSYLAWAMADLLGKEGDDVDLTIGIEKAGAPLATVVARELDTDLGTFAPAKHQWEEGDIEDLGGSFSRNFAQIRDRSCYVVDDIITSGTTMRQTIEAVRDHGGKVEAAVVIVDKQGIEEIDGVPVHSLINVVSVGEE, from the coding sequence ATGAAGAACGTCGATGACCTCATCTCCAGCGCGGCGGAGTTGGCAGAACGCGGCCTCTCGAAGGGCGAGATCGCCGACGAACTGAACGTCTCCCGGGAGACGGCGAGCTGGCTCGTCGAGCGCAGCGGCGCGACGAGTTCCGAACCCGAGACGACGAGCACCGCACCCTCGGGCGGGACGGGCCCCGACGACATCCACGTCGACTGGAGTGCCGTCGGCCGAGACAGCGCCCGTCTCAGCTACCTCGCGTGGGCGATGGCCGACCTGCTCGGCAAGGAGGGCGACGACGTGGACCTCACCATCGGCATCGAGAAGGCGGGCGCGCCGCTGGCGACGGTGGTCGCCCGGGAACTCGACACCGACCTCGGAACGTTCGCGCCGGCGAAACACCAGTGGGAAGAGGGCGACATCGAAGATCTCGGCGGCAGTTTCTCGCGGAACTTCGCGCAGATTCGCGACCGCAGTTGCTACGTCGTCGACGACATCATCACGAGCGGCACGACGATGCGCCAGACCATCGAGGCCGTCCGCGACCACGGCGGCAAGGTCGAAGCGGCCGTCGTCATCGTCGACAAGCAGGGCATCGAGGAGATAGACGGCGTCCCCGTCCACTCGCTCATCAACGTCGTCAGCGTCGGCGAGGAGTGA
- a CDS encoding glucose 1-dehydrogenase gives MKAIAVYEGDDRSSVVDVPKPEPSAGQALVRTLRVGVDGTDHEVLSGGHGGFPEGEEFLVLGHEAVGVVEDPNGTALERGDVVVPTVRRPPNGPNEYFERGEPDMAPAGEYYERGIDGAHGFMAEYFTSREEYLVPIPEELASIGFLVEPLSISEKAIEHAYASRSAFEWTPESALVLGNGSLGLLTLAMLGLEYGYDVDRLYCLGRRDRPDPTIDVIEELGATYVDSRETPVDEIPDAHEPMDFVYEATGFPKHVFQSVHALAPNGVAALLGVPSDWEFEVDGGAFHSELVLHNKALVGSVNSHVKHFEAATESLATMPEWLLDSLVTGIYGLDEFERAFDDDDTTIKTAVQFSTYEERR, from the coding sequence ATGAAAGCGATAGCGGTGTACGAGGGAGACGACAGATCGAGCGTCGTCGACGTGCCGAAACCGGAGCCGTCGGCGGGGCAGGCGCTCGTCCGAACACTTCGGGTCGGCGTCGACGGCACCGACCACGAGGTGCTGAGCGGCGGGCACGGCGGCTTCCCCGAGGGCGAGGAGTTTCTCGTGCTCGGTCACGAGGCCGTCGGCGTCGTCGAGGACCCGAACGGGACGGCCCTCGAACGCGGCGACGTCGTCGTCCCGACGGTTCGTCGCCCGCCGAACGGCCCTAACGAGTACTTCGAGCGCGGCGAACCCGACATGGCTCCCGCCGGGGAGTACTACGAGCGCGGCATCGACGGCGCGCACGGCTTCATGGCCGAGTACTTCACCAGCCGCGAGGAGTATCTCGTACCCATCCCCGAGGAACTCGCGTCGATCGGCTTCCTCGTCGAACCCCTCTCCATCTCCGAGAAGGCCATCGAACACGCCTACGCCTCCCGGTCGGCGTTCGAGTGGACCCCCGAGTCGGCGCTCGTCCTCGGCAACGGGAGTCTCGGCCTGCTCACGCTGGCGATGCTCGGCCTCGAATACGGCTACGACGTCGACCGCCTCTACTGTCTGGGCCGCCGGGACCGCCCCGACCCGACCATCGACGTCATCGAGGAACTCGGCGCGACGTACGTCGACTCCCGAGAGACGCCCGTCGACGAGATTCCCGACGCGCACGAACCGATGGACTTCGTCTACGAAGCCACGGGGTTCCCGAAACACGTCTTCCAGTCGGTGCACGCGCTCGCACCCAACGGCGTCGCGGCGCTTCTGGGCGTCCCGAGCGACTGGGAGTTCGAGGTCGACGGCGGCGCGTTCCACAGCGAACTCGTCCTGCACAACAAGGCGCTCGTCGGAAGCGTCAACTCCCACGTCAAACACTTCGAGGCGGCGACGGAGTCGCTGGCGACGATGCCGGAGTGGCTCTTGGACTCGCTGGTCACCGGTATCTACGGTCTGGACGAGTTCGAGCGGGCGTTCGACGACGACGACACCACTATAAAAACCGCCGTGCAATTCAGTACGTATGAAGAACGTCGATGA
- a CDS encoding NRDE family protein: MCTLTLAWQVFPDSPVVVAANRDEALDRPSEPPARIEDDPAVVAPRDAEAGGTWIGYNEHGLFAGITNRWTDAEPAADRSRGLLVREALRDESAEDAARFVERELDERSYDGFNLVVADATAAVLFEWDGRLRVTQFDPGVHVVVNVGADDSFTVPSFRPEVGEQQAENARRLREALQPEPGESSEAWHDRAASALGNHDYGVCIHGDGFGTRSSSLIAIGEGGASYRFADGPPCETDHVRVESQL; encoded by the coding sequence GTGTGCACACTCACCCTCGCCTGGCAGGTGTTTCCGGACTCGCCGGTCGTCGTCGCGGCGAACCGCGACGAAGCGCTCGACCGACCCTCCGAACCCCCGGCGCGCATCGAGGACGACCCGGCGGTCGTCGCCCCCCGCGACGCCGAGGCTGGCGGGACGTGGATCGGCTACAACGAACACGGGCTGTTCGCCGGCATCACGAACCGCTGGACCGACGCCGAGCCCGCGGCCGACCGGTCGCGGGGACTGCTCGTCCGCGAGGCGCTCCGAGACGAGTCGGCCGAGGACGCCGCTCGCTTCGTCGAACGCGAACTCGACGAGCGAAGCTACGACGGGTTCAACCTCGTCGTCGCCGACGCAACTGCCGCCGTTCTGTTCGAGTGGGACGGCCGCCTCCGCGTCACGCAGTTCGACCCCGGCGTCCACGTCGTCGTCAACGTCGGTGCCGACGACTCCTTCACCGTCCCCTCGTTCCGCCCCGAGGTCGGCGAACAGCAGGCCGAGAACGCCCGTCGCCTCCGCGAGGCGCTGCAACCCGAACCCGGCGAGTCTTCGGAGGCGTGGCACGATCGGGCGGCCTCGGCGCTCGGGAACCACGACTATGGGGTTTGTATCCATGGAGATGGATTCGGCACCCGCTCCTCGTCGCTCATCGCCATCGGCGAGGGGGGCGCGAGCTATCGGTTCGCCGACGGGCCGCCCTGCGAAACCGACCACGTTCGGGTCGAAAGCCAACTTTAA
- a CDS encoding helix-turn-helix transcriptional regulator: MSATDLEADLTTDERQGLELIRETRGIHQSDFWKELDIGSRKGSRIAERLAETGLIKRSETVYEGHNTYFLEPAARDLDFSLLMAGDMLSPYIGEEEIDPKSDAFSQWLMNLAYDEY, from the coding sequence GTGAGCGCCACGGACCTCGAAGCGGACCTCACGACGGACGAGCGCCAGGGACTCGAACTCATCCGTGAGACTCGGGGCATCCACCAGAGCGATTTCTGGAAGGAACTCGACATCGGGTCGCGGAAGGGGAGTCGAATCGCCGAGCGACTCGCCGAGACGGGGCTCATCAAGCGCTCCGAAACCGTCTACGAGGGCCACAACACGTACTTCCTCGAACCGGCGGCGCGCGACCTCGACTTCTCGCTGCTCATGGCCGGCGACATGCTCTCGCCGTACATCGGCGAGGAAGAGATAGACCCCAAGAGCGATGCGTTCTCGCAGTGGCTGATGAACCTCGCGTACGACGAGTACTGA